From Lycium ferocissimum isolate CSIRO_LF1 chromosome 12, AGI_CSIRO_Lferr_CH_V1, whole genome shotgun sequence, one genomic window encodes:
- the LOC132040591 gene encoding polygalacturonase-like, which yields MLMSKMTPLAIFPLLFIFLFNLSLAANTIYNVQNYGAKSNGQTDSSNALLSAWAAACASTSPATIYVPRGSYLIRNAYFNGQTCKSNAITIQIDGTLLATSDYNVIGNEGSWIKFEQVTGVSIYGGTFDGQGSGLWACKTSGKNCPKGTTALAFYNSNNIVINGVTAQNSQMFHILVDGCHNVKLQGVKVSSPGNSPNTDGIHVQSSSGVSIMNSNIGTGDDCISIGPGNSNLWIEGIACGPGHGISIGSLGWEVQEAGVQNVTVKTVTFTGTENGVRVKTWARPSNGFVRGVLFQHIVMANVQNPIIIDQNYCPNHESCPHQDLGMKISDITYQDIHGTSATEVAVKLDCSKTNPCTEITLEDVNLSYKDRRAEASCVNAGGRASGLEQPTGCL from the exons ATGCTGATGAGCAAAATGACTCCATTAGCAATTTTTCCActtctcttcatctttctcttcaacttATCATTAGCAGCAAATACAATTTACAATGTTCAAAATTATGGAGCAAAATCCAATGGCCAAACAGATTCATCAAATGCCCTTTTGAGTGCATGGGCAGCAGCCTGTGCTTCAACTAGCCCGGCCACTATTTACGTGCCGCGTGGAAGTTACTTGATTCGCAACGCAtacttcaatggccaaacatgCAAGAGCAACGCTATCACTATACAAATTGATGGCACTCTCTTAGCTACCTCTGATTATAATGTTATTGGCAATGAAGGAAGTTGGATAAAGTTCGAACAAGTCACCGGAGTTTCCATTTATGGTGGAACCTTTGATGGTCAAGGTTCTGGTCTTTGGGCTTGCAAAACCTCTGGCAAGAATTGCCCGAAGGGAACTACG GCATTAGCATTTTACAACTCAAACAACATCGTAATCAACGGAGTAACTGCACAAAATAGCCAAATGTTCCATATTTTGGTAGACGGATGCCATAATGTGAAGCTACAAGGAGTGAAGGTCTCATCTCCTGGAAATAGCCCCAACACAGATGGAATTCATGTACAATCATCGTCAGGAGTCAGCATTATGAACTCAAATATTGGTACTGGAGATGATTGTATCTCTATTGGCCCTGGAAATTCTAACTTATGGATCGAAGGCATTGCTTGTGGTCCTGGCCATGGAATAAG CATTGGAAGCTTAGGTTGGGAAGTGCAAGAGGCTGGAGTTCAAAATGTGACAGTTAAAACTGTGACTTTCACTGGAACAGAGAATGGTGTGAGGGTAAAAACTTGGGCAAGGCCTAGCAATGGCTTTGTTAGAGGTGTTCTCTTTCAACATAttgttatggctaatgttcaAAATCCAATCATCATAGACCAAAATTACTGCCCTAATCACGAAAGTTGTCCTCATCAG gACTTGGGCATGAAAATAAGTGACATAACGTATCAAGACATACATGGAACATCGGCTACAGAAGTTGCAGTGAAATTGGATTGTAGCAAAACGAATCCATGTACTGAAATAACACTTGAAGATGTGAATCTCAGTTACAAAGATCGTCGAGCTGAAGCTTCATGTGTTAATGCTGGAGGAAGAGCTTCTGGTTTAGAACAACCTACTGGGTGCTTATGA
- the LOC132040256 gene encoding polygalacturonase-like has protein sequence MMMCKLSLLAIFPLFLIFLFNLSLAANTIYNVQNYGAKSNGKTDSSNAFLSAWSAACASTSAATIYVPRGSYLIRNAYFRGETCKSNAITIRIDGTLLAPSDYNVIGKSGNWIKFEKVTGVSIYGGTFDGQGAGLWACKTSGKKCPQGTTALAFYNSDNIIINGVTAQNSQMFHILVDGCHNVKLQGVRVSAPGNSPNTDGIHVQSSSGVSIMNSRVGTGDDCISIGPGNSNLWIESIACGPGHGISIGSLGWEVQEAGVQNVTVKTVTFTGTQNGVRVKTWARPSNGFVKGVLFQHLVMSNVQNPIIIDQDYCPNHESCPHQGSGVKISDVTYQDIHGTSATEIAVKLDCSKTNPCSGITLEDVNLSYKDGRAKASCVNAGGRAFGLETSGCAL, from the exons ATGATGATGTGCAAACTTAGTCTCTTAGCAATATTCCCacttttcttgatctttctcTTCAACCTATCATTAGCAGCAAATACCATTTACAATGTCCAAAATTATGGAGCAAAATCCAATGGCAAAACAGACTCATCAAATGCTTTTTTGAGTGCATGGAGTGCAGCCTGTGCTTCTACTAGCGCGGCCACTATATACGTGCCACGTGGAAGTTACTTGATTCGCAACGCATACTTCAGGGGCGAAACATGCAAGAGCAACGCTATTACTATACGCATTGATGGCACTCTCTTAGCTCCTTCTGATTATAATGTGATTGGCAAGTCTGGAAATTGGATAAAGTTCGAAAAAGTCACCGGAGTTTCTATCTATGGTGGAACTTTTGATGGACAAGGTGCTGGTCTTTGGGCCTGCAAGACCTCTGGCAAGAAATGTCCTCAGGGAACTACG GCACTGGCCTTTTACAACTCGGATAACATCATAATCAACGGAGTAACTGCACAAAATAGTCAAATGTTCCATATTTTGGTTGATGGCTGCCATAATGTGAAGCTACAAGGAGTGAGAGTCTCAGCTCCAGGAAATAGCCCCAACACCGATGGAATTCATGTACAATCATCGTCAGGAGTCAGCATTATGAACTCACGTGTTGGTACTGGAGATGATTGCATCTCAATTGGCCCTGGAAATTCTAACTTATGGATCGAAAGCATTGCTTGTGGCCCTGGCCATGGAATCAG CATTGGAAGTTTAGGTTGGGAAGTGCAAGAGGCTGGAGTTCAAAATGTGACAGTTAAAACAGTGACTTTCACTGGAACTCAAAATGGTGTGAGAGTGAAAACTTGGGCAAGGCCTAGCAATGGCTTTGTTAAAGGTGTTCTCTTTCAGCATTTAGTTATGTCTAATGTTCAAAATCCAATAATCATAGACCAAGATTATTGTCCTAATCATGAAAGTTGTCCTCATCAG ggCTCCGGTGTAAAAATAAGTGATGTAACGTATCAAGACATACACGGAACATCGGCTACAGAAATTGCGGTGAAATTAGATTGTAGCAAAACAAATCCATGTAGTGGAATAACACTTGAAGATGTGAATCTTAGTTACAAAGATGGCCGAGCTAAAGCTTCATGTGTTAATGCTGGAGGAAGAGCTTTTGGTTTAGAAACTTCTGGCTGCGCCttataa